A single region of the Melopsittacus undulatus isolate bMelUnd1 chromosome 10, bMelUnd1.mat.Z, whole genome shotgun sequence genome encodes:
- the MXD3 gene encoding max dimerization protein 3, with the protein MEPAATSIQVLLQAAEFLERRERAAAGARSPPGPAEAEHGYASLCPARSRRAVGSARAVHNALEKHRRAQLRCCLERLKQQVPAGAGPTRPTTLSLLHRARLHIQRLEEQELRARKAKDRLRNRQRNLQQRLEWLLSPTGGERARADSLDSSQLSEASEEEDVEIEVEGMAFSGDLLPSFGSGRDHSYSSPCIPAS; encoded by the exons ATGGAGCCGGCGGCCACGAGCATccaggtgctgctgcaggcagccgagTTCCTGGAGCGGCGGGAGCGCGCCGCGGCCGGAGCGCGCTCCCCGCCGGGGCCGGCCGAGGCCGAGCACGGGTACGCCTCGCTCTGCCCCGCGCGGTCCCGCCGCGCCGTGGGCAGCGCCAG GGCGGTGCACAACGCGCTGGAGAAGCACAG GCGAGCACAGCTCCGGTGCTGCCTGGAGCGGCTGAAGCAGCAGGTGCCAGCGGGAGCAGGGCCGACCCGTCCCACCACACTGAGCCTCCTCCACCGAGCCCGGCTTCACATTCAG aggctggaggagcaggagctcagGGCACGGAAGGCCAAAGACCGGCTGCGGAACCGGCAGCGGAACCTGCAGCAGCGGCTGGAATGGTTGCTCTCACCCACTGGTGGGGAACGGGCACGGGCTGACAGTCTGGACTCGTCACAGCTCTCTGAGGCATCCGAGGAAG AGGATGTTGAGATAGAGGTGGAAGGCATGGCGTTCAGCGGGGACCTGCTGCCCAGCTTTGGCTCTGGGAGGGACCACAGCTACTccagcccctgcatccctgcatcctga
- the PRELID1 gene encoding PRELI domain-containing protein 1, mitochondrial, with product MGKYCGSLSVLKGPWDQVFAAFWQRYPNPYSKHVLTEDIVHREVTPDHKLLSRRLLTKTNRMPRWAERFFPANVAHSVYILEDSIVDPKNRTMTTFTWNINHARLMVVEERCVYRVNPENSNWTEVKREAWVSSSLFGVSRAIQEFGLARFKSNVTKSTKGFEYVLARMQGEAPANKTLVETAKEATEKAKETALAATEKAKDLASKAATKKKQYV from the exons ATGGGGAAGTACTGCGGCAGCCTGAGCGTCCTCAAGGGGCCCTGGGACCAGGTGTTCGCCGCCTTCTGGCAGCGATACCCCAACCCCTACAG CAAACATGTCCTGACCGAAGACATCGTGCACCGGGAGGTGACGCCGGACCACAAGCTGCTCTCCCGGCGGCTCCTCACCAAGACCAACCGGATGCCGCGCTGGGCAGAGCGCTTCTTCCCAGCCAACGTCGCCCACTCTGTCTACATCCTGGAGGACTCTATCGTGGACCCCAAGAACCGAACCATGACCACGTTCACCTGGAACATCAACCATGCGCGTCTCATG GTGGTGGAGGAGCGCTGTGTGTACCGGGTGAACCCTGAGAACAGCAACTGGACCGAGGTCAAGCGAGAAGCCTGGGTCTCTTCCAGCCTTTTTGGTGTCTCGCGGGCCATCCAG GAGTTTGGTCTGGCCAGGTTCAAAAGCAACGTGACCAAGAGCACTAAGGGATTTGAATATGTGCTAGCAAGAATGCAAG GAGAAGCTCCAGCCAATAAAACGCTGGTGGAGACAGCCAAGGAAGCGACCGAGAAAGCCAAGGAGACGGCTCTGGCTGCTACAGAGAAAGCCAAGGACCTGGCAAGCAAGGCAGCCACCAAGAAGAAACAGTACGTGTGA
- the RAB24 gene encoding ras-related protein Rab-24 — MSGRRVDAKVVLLGQEGVGKSSLVERCAHRRFRTGPYQNTIGAAFVAKVMSVGDQTVTLGIWDTAGSERYEAMSRIYYRGARAAIVCYDLTDSGSFQRAKFWVNELQNCEEGCRIYLCGTKSDLLEEDRRKRGVDFHDVQDYADEIKAELFETSSKTGQSVDELFQKVAEDYVQFTAFQVMTEDKGVDLGHRSSSYFYSCCHH, encoded by the exons ATGAGCGGGCGGCGGGTGGACGCCAaggtggtgctgctggggcaggagggcgTGGGCAAGAGCAGCCTGGTGGAGCGGTGCGCGCACCGCCGCTTCCGGACCGGGCCCTACCAGAAC ACCATCGGGGCTGCCTTCGTGGCCAAGGTGATGTCTGTGGGGGACCAGACAGTGACCCTGGGGATCTGG GACACGGCCGGCTCGGAGCGGTACGAGGCCATGAGCCGCATCTACTACCGCGGGGCGCGGGCTGCCATCGTCTGCTACG ATCTCACCGACAGCGGCAGTTTCCAGCGCGCCAAGTTCTGGGTGAACGAGCTGCAGAACTGCGAGGAG GGCTGCCGGATCTACCTGTGCGGTACCAAGAGcgacctgctggaggaggacaggaggaagcGCGGCGTCGACTTCCACGACGTGCAGGACTATGCTGACG AGATCAAGGCCGAGCTTTTTGAGACCTCCAGCAAGACAGGACAGAGTGTGG ATGAGCTGTTCCAGAAGGTGGCTGAGGACTACGTCCAGTTCACCGCCTTCCAGGTGATGACAG AGGACAAGGGTGTCGACCTGGGCCACAGGAGCAGTTCCTACTTCTACAGCTGCTGCCACCACTGA